From Solwaraspora sp. WMMD1047, the proteins below share one genomic window:
- a CDS encoding acVLRF1 family peptidyl-tRNA hydrolase, giving the protein MKARPAAGGGRWVEISPDRVRGWLDGFYGRHDGATEQGLVLTGTSNGDTATLLPPPGITGVDDLDGLLAALRRPPRIALLLVRKGAVAVGVVDGTSITTSKVDRFYVQGRTAAGGWSQGRYARRRANQTDAAAGRAADIAARVLLPYAPGGGADPADTVAALVGGGDRQLVDAVLADRRLEPLLAIRHPHLLDVAEPRLSVLAEAAVAARRVHIHLVP; this is encoded by the coding sequence GTGAAGGCACGGCCCGCGGCGGGTGGCGGGCGCTGGGTGGAGATCTCCCCCGACCGGGTACGCGGTTGGCTCGACGGCTTCTACGGCCGCCACGACGGCGCCACCGAGCAGGGGCTCGTGCTGACCGGCACCAGCAACGGCGACACCGCCACGCTGCTGCCGCCGCCCGGGATCACCGGCGTCGACGACCTCGACGGCCTGCTGGCGGCGTTGCGCCGGCCGCCCCGGATCGCCCTGTTGCTGGTCCGCAAGGGCGCGGTCGCGGTGGGCGTGGTGGACGGCACCTCGATCACCACCTCGAAGGTCGACCGCTTCTACGTGCAGGGCCGGACCGCCGCCGGCGGCTGGTCCCAGGGCCGGTACGCCCGTCGCCGCGCCAACCAGACCGACGCCGCGGCGGGCCGGGCCGCCGACATCGCCGCCCGGGTCCTGCTGCCGTACGCGCCCGGCGGCGGGGCCGACCCGGCCGACACCGTCGCCGCCCTGGTCGGCGGCGGTGACCGGCAGCTGGTCGACGCGGTACTGGCCGACCGGCGGCTGGAGCCGTTGCTGGCGATCCGGCACCCGCACCTGCTCGACGTCGCCGAGCCCCGACTGTCGGTGCTGGCGGAGGCGGCGGTGGCGGCCCGCCGGGTGCACATCCACCTGGTCCCCTGA
- a CDS encoding carbohydrate ABC transporter permease, translating to MRLGAGRLISLHTVAIVVGAIVIVPIVFGVLGGFKTNGQLTVDPFGLPDPWQPGNYTEVLASSAFWRLLFNSTLIGVATVVLTVGVSAMAAFIFARYAFRGRETLFTLFAIGLMFPFAVAILPLFVLLRSFGLLDNPLGVILPQAAFGLPITIIILRSFFRTIPAEMEESATLDGCSPFGFFWRILLPMARPALATVSVLAIVTSWNNFLLPLVVMNSSENWTLPLGVQQFQTQYAADYARILAYVVLAMIPALLFYLVAERHIVSGLTGGSLKE from the coding sequence ATGAGGCTCGGTGCCGGACGCCTGATCTCACTGCACACCGTCGCCATCGTGGTGGGCGCGATCGTGATCGTGCCGATCGTCTTCGGCGTACTCGGTGGGTTCAAGACCAACGGTCAACTCACCGTCGACCCGTTCGGGCTGCCCGACCCGTGGCAGCCGGGCAACTACACCGAGGTGCTCGCCTCGTCGGCCTTCTGGCGGCTGCTGTTCAACAGCACGCTGATCGGGGTGGCGACCGTGGTGCTCACCGTCGGCGTGTCGGCGATGGCCGCGTTCATCTTCGCCCGGTACGCCTTCCGCGGCCGCGAGACGCTGTTCACCCTCTTCGCGATCGGGCTGATGTTCCCGTTCGCGGTGGCGATCCTGCCGCTGTTCGTGCTGCTGCGCTCGTTCGGCCTGCTGGACAACCCGCTCGGCGTCATCCTGCCGCAGGCCGCCTTCGGCCTGCCCATCACGATCATCATCCTGCGGAGCTTCTTCCGCACCATCCCGGCCGAGATGGAGGAGTCGGCCACGCTGGACGGCTGCTCGCCGTTCGGCTTCTTCTGGCGGATCCTGCTGCCGATGGCCCGGCCGGCGCTGGCCACCGTCTCGGTGCTGGCCATCGTCACGAGCTGGAACAACTTCCTGCTCCCGCTGGTCGTCATGAACAGCTCGGAGAACTGGACGCTGCCGCTGGGAGTCCAGCAGTTCCAGACCCAGTACGCCGCGGACTACGCGCGCATCCTCGCCTACGTGGTGCTGGCGATGATCCCGGCGCTACTGTTCTACCTGGTGGCCGAGCGGCACATCGTCAGCGGCCTGACCGGCGGTTCGCTCAAGGAGTGA